A window of the Henckelia pumila isolate YLH828 chromosome 3, ASM3356847v2, whole genome shotgun sequence genome harbors these coding sequences:
- the LOC140887034 gene encoding protein SCAR3 isoform X1: protein MPLVRFEVRSEYALGSPELYRQVNKEDPKEILDGIAVSGLVGVLRQLGDLAEFAAEVFHGLQDDVMRTSSRSHKLMARVKHIESTLAPLEKAVLAQRSHLHFAYTAGSNWHAHIQCEENHFLCGDVPQFIMDSYEGCRGCPHLHLLDRFDPGGPGSCLKRYSDPTLFKRASVAFGEASSKNISKNRQSRKIKKLEQKRRSNPRIREVSRGASFFDHSGRTQFAQLNAGGNSSSQLTCSSEDIIRSDMGEQSNLDLRNGSGYIESDFCSSYPIQQEEVESRESMSSPAKRQDGDMLHHNFLEQKATDIYGGIQISPSRDQPNHDSSYVTWDEKTDTVESMAQEYDTSGTTQEFDHDRNTASCSSKLNFENWSVNEVSMETVDKNDVMPCDESLPTLESGDIPVEDIDSEADQFMDALNTIESESEADTNCARKIEGCCSDLDDVGADDLISSTLENQSLKSESNVLADSPTITVSCEQDPIMESPKSTSTSYSSLNVVTAKNELNDDKDLQSDLRTGESLNLGGLQKVDIDYGAVEGCVSNTLLSGCRDDILRLPIIDRARSPESQKPAPETSNVTSVMFWTNGSLLGVEPSKPPDYSSGNALPQNPLSKSDEKNSKASCKISPADSSTRRHGDTGNSIHRSNVGSTVASAEASSSLLPGNSEYQASRSQQDNSTSSSRIFELSNRLFTMGANRKLLDNQNEVPGSYQTIGAFEQKNTQKVAHQTFSGQSKDLIGGDLPVLSPSASPPLEHMKISFQPIDGFETSKLKLKFPDRNCNSESSRCIFPSFQLVPEVSGTPQNDVSDSDDDTFYRSSPSLEAGCISRQSESNSDRWESGESPCSKDHDFYDSFHEISLRESVSTVSGDGRENHGDNLENCKLQPPIVKSGVQISKSQHSFDLHNSDTQNRSFREELTNGANQQHPLGPQFIISPTTPPLPPAQWRGMKLNQKAMDNNSEEFPKPSKYAFDLKLSGSTVSQQPKPAPLNQNHTFENSDIQNSKQSGLRESDAKQRDNGLKGGGVDEKEDFLHQIRTRSFSLRPTKTTKPIVHSVGHANIKVTAILKKANAVRQAVGSDDDGTWSDP from the exons ATGCCGTTGGTGAGATTCGAGGTGAGGAGTGAGTACGCACTCGGATCGCCGGAGCTGTACAGGCAGGTTAACAAGGAAGATCCCAAGGAGATTTTGGATGGAATCGCCGTTTCGGGCCTCGTCGGCGTCTTACGACAGCTCGGCGATTTAGCGGA ATTTGCAGCAGAGGTTTTTCATGGATTGCAAGATGACGTGATGAGAACATCTTCTAGAAGCCACAAGTTGATGGCTCGTGTTAAACACATTGAATCTACACTAGCTCCACTTGAGAAGGCTGTTCTGGCTCAAAGGAGCCACTTGCACTTTGCTTACACCGCTG GTTCTAATTGGCATGCTCATATCCAATGTgaagaaaatcattttttatgcGGTGACGTGCCTCAGTTTATCATGGATTCATATGAAGGCTGTCGTGGCTGTCCACATTTGCACCTGCTTGATAG GTTTGACCCAGGTGGCCCTGGATCATGCTTGAAAAGATATTCAGATCCAACTTTGTTTAAGAGAGCATCAGTGGCATTTGGTGAAGCAAGCAGCAAGAACATTTCAAAAAATAGACAAAGCAGAAAGATAAAG AAACTTGAGCAGAAACGGAGGTCAAATCCCAGGATCAGAGAAGTATCAAGAGGTGCATCATTTTTCGACCACAGTGGAAG AACCCAGTTCGCTCAACTGAATGCTGGTGGGAATTCTAGTTCTCAATTGACGTGTTCAAGCGAGGATATAATAAGATCAGATATGGGCGAACAATCGAATTTAGACTTGAGAAATGGGTCTGGCTACATTGAAAGTGATTTCTGTTCAAGTTACCCAATCCAACAAGAAGAAGTGGAGTCTCGAGAATCCATGTCTTCTCCAGCAAAGAGGCAGGATGGTGATATGCTACATCACAATTTTCTTGAGCAAAAAGCTACAGATATATATGGTGGTATTCAGATCAGTCCATCACGAGATCAGCCCAACCATGACTCATCTTATGTTACTTGGGATGAAAAGACAGATACTGTCGAGTCTATGGCACAGGAGTATGATACCAGTGGCACGACACAGGAGTTTGATCATGACAGAAATACAGCGTCATGTTCCTCAAAATTGAACTTCGAAAATTGGAGTGTTAATGAAGTTAGTATGGAAACTGTTGACAAAAATGATGTCATGCCTTGTGATGAATCTCTGCCAACATTGGAGTCTGGTGATATCCCTGTTGAAGACATTGACAGtgaagccgatcaatttatggATGCACTTAATACCATCGAGTCAGAGTCTGAAGCTGATACAAATTGCGCGAGAAAGATAGAAGGTTGTTGCTCTGATTTAGATGACGTTGGAGCAGATGATCTCATAAGTAGTACTTTGGAAAACCAATCTTTGAAGTCTGAATCTAATGTATTGGCCGATAGTCCTACGATCACTGTAAGTTGTGAACAAGATCCCATTATGGAATCTCCAAAATCCACTTCTACATCTTACAGTTCTCTTAATGTAGTAACTGCGAAaaatgaattgaatgatgaCAAGGATCTCCAATCAGATTTAAGAACAGGGGAGTCATTGAATCTAGGAGGTCTGCAGAAAGTTGACATTGATTATGGTGCAGTTGAGGGATGTGTCTCAAATACCTTATTGTCTGGCTGTAGAGATGATATATTGAGGTTGCCAATTATCGATAGAGCTAGGAGTCCTGAGTCTCAGAAGCCTGCACCAGAAACTTCTAATGTTACTTCTGTCATGTTCTGGACGAATGGTAGCTTACTAGGCGTCGAGCCATCAAAACCACCGGATTACAGTTCGGGGAATGCACTTCCACAAAATCCCTTGTCTAAAAGCGATGAAAAAAATAGCAAGGCATCTTGTAAAATTTCACCTGCTGATTCATCAACCAGAAGACATGGAGATACCGGTAATTCAATCCATCGAAGTAACGTCGGTTCCACTGTAGCTAGTGCAGAAGCCTCTAGCAGTCTTCTACCTGGAAATTCAGAATACCAAGCTTCCAGAAGTCAACAAGATAATAGCACTAGTTCTTCTCGTATTTTTGAACTTAGCAATAGATTGTTTACAATGGGAGCTAACCGGAAACTATTGGACAATCAGAATGAGGTCCCTGGCAGCTATCAAACTATCGGAGCCTTTGAGCAGAAAAATACTCAAAAAGTTGCACATCAAACATTTTCCGGACAATCTAAAGACCTGATTGGAGGTGATCTTCCAGTACTTTCTCCTTCAGCATCTCCTCCACTCGAACACATGAAAATATCATTCCAACCAATCGATGGATTTGAGACTTCCAAGCTGAAACTAAAATTCCCTGATAGAAACTGTAACAGCGAAAGCAGCAGATGTATCTTTCCTTCATTTCAGTTGGTCCCTGAGGTGTCTGGCACTCCGCAAAATGATGTTTCAGACTCAGATGATGACACATTCTATAGATCATCGCCTTCATTAGAAGCTGGTTGTATTAGTCGTCAGTCAGAATCAAATTCTGATAGGTGGGAGTCTGGCGAATCTCCCTGTAGCAAGGACCATGATTTTTATGATTCTTTTCATGAAATCTCTTTGAGAGAGTCTGTTTCAACAGTTAGCGGAGACGGGAGGGAAAACCATGGAGATAACCTTGAAAATTGCAAACTACAGCCTCCTATTGTTAAAAGTGGTGTGCAAATTTCTAAATCTCAGCATTCATTTGATCTTCATAACTCAGACACCCAAAATCGCTCATTCAGGGAGGAACTTACAAACGGCGCCAATCAACAGCACCCTTTAGGGCCACAATTTATAATTAGTCCCACTACTCCACCTCTACCTCCTGCACAATGGCGGGGCATGAAGCTCAATCAGAAAGCTATGGATAACAATTCTGAGGAATTTCCAAAACCCTCTAAATATGCATTTGACCTTAAGCTTTCAGGATCTACCGTTTCTCAGCAACCTAAGCCAGCCccattgaatcaaaatcatacTTTTGAGAACTCAGACATACAGAATAGCAAG CAATCAGGATTGCGTGAGTCTGATGCAAAACAAAGGGACAATGGGCTGAAGGGCGGCGGCGTAGATGAAAAGGAGGACTTCCTGCACCAAATAAGAACAAGA TCATTCAGTCTGAGACCAACTAAAACAACAAAACCAATTGTGCATTCGGTCGGGCATGCAAACATCAAAGTCACTGCTATTCTGAAAAAG
- the LOC140887034 gene encoding protein SCAR3 isoform X2 has translation MPLVRFEVRSEYALGSPELYRQVNKEDPKEILDGIAVSGLVGVLRQLGDLAEFAAEVFHGLQDDVMRTSSRSHKLMARVKHIESTLAPLEKAVLAQRSHLHFAYTAGSNWHAHIQCEENHFLCGDVPQFIMDSYEGCRGCPHLHLLDRFDPGGPGSCLKRYSDPTLFKRASVAFGEASSKNISKNRQSRKIKKRRSNPRIREVSRGASFFDHSGRTQFAQLNAGGNSSSQLTCSSEDIIRSDMGEQSNLDLRNGSGYIESDFCSSYPIQQEEVESRESMSSPAKRQDGDMLHHNFLEQKATDIYGGIQISPSRDQPNHDSSYVTWDEKTDTVESMAQEYDTSGTTQEFDHDRNTASCSSKLNFENWSVNEVSMETVDKNDVMPCDESLPTLESGDIPVEDIDSEADQFMDALNTIESESEADTNCARKIEGCCSDLDDVGADDLISSTLENQSLKSESNVLADSPTITVSCEQDPIMESPKSTSTSYSSLNVVTAKNELNDDKDLQSDLRTGESLNLGGLQKVDIDYGAVEGCVSNTLLSGCRDDILRLPIIDRARSPESQKPAPETSNVTSVMFWTNGSLLGVEPSKPPDYSSGNALPQNPLSKSDEKNSKASCKISPADSSTRRHGDTGNSIHRSNVGSTVASAEASSSLLPGNSEYQASRSQQDNSTSSSRIFELSNRLFTMGANRKLLDNQNEVPGSYQTIGAFEQKNTQKVAHQTFSGQSKDLIGGDLPVLSPSASPPLEHMKISFQPIDGFETSKLKLKFPDRNCNSESSRCIFPSFQLVPEVSGTPQNDVSDSDDDTFYRSSPSLEAGCISRQSESNSDRWESGESPCSKDHDFYDSFHEISLRESVSTVSGDGRENHGDNLENCKLQPPIVKSGVQISKSQHSFDLHNSDTQNRSFREELTNGANQQHPLGPQFIISPTTPPLPPAQWRGMKLNQKAMDNNSEEFPKPSKYAFDLKLSGSTVSQQPKPAPLNQNHTFENSDIQNSKQSGLRESDAKQRDNGLKGGGVDEKEDFLHQIRTRSFSLRPTKTTKPIVHSVGHANIKVTAILKKANAVRQAVGSDDDGTWSDP, from the exons ATGCCGTTGGTGAGATTCGAGGTGAGGAGTGAGTACGCACTCGGATCGCCGGAGCTGTACAGGCAGGTTAACAAGGAAGATCCCAAGGAGATTTTGGATGGAATCGCCGTTTCGGGCCTCGTCGGCGTCTTACGACAGCTCGGCGATTTAGCGGA ATTTGCAGCAGAGGTTTTTCATGGATTGCAAGATGACGTGATGAGAACATCTTCTAGAAGCCACAAGTTGATGGCTCGTGTTAAACACATTGAATCTACACTAGCTCCACTTGAGAAGGCTGTTCTGGCTCAAAGGAGCCACTTGCACTTTGCTTACACCGCTG GTTCTAATTGGCATGCTCATATCCAATGTgaagaaaatcattttttatgcGGTGACGTGCCTCAGTTTATCATGGATTCATATGAAGGCTGTCGTGGCTGTCCACATTTGCACCTGCTTGATAG GTTTGACCCAGGTGGCCCTGGATCATGCTTGAAAAGATATTCAGATCCAACTTTGTTTAAGAGAGCATCAGTGGCATTTGGTGAAGCAAGCAGCAAGAACATTTCAAAAAATAGACAAAGCAGAAAGATAAAG AAACGGAGGTCAAATCCCAGGATCAGAGAAGTATCAAGAGGTGCATCATTTTTCGACCACAGTGGAAG AACCCAGTTCGCTCAACTGAATGCTGGTGGGAATTCTAGTTCTCAATTGACGTGTTCAAGCGAGGATATAATAAGATCAGATATGGGCGAACAATCGAATTTAGACTTGAGAAATGGGTCTGGCTACATTGAAAGTGATTTCTGTTCAAGTTACCCAATCCAACAAGAAGAAGTGGAGTCTCGAGAATCCATGTCTTCTCCAGCAAAGAGGCAGGATGGTGATATGCTACATCACAATTTTCTTGAGCAAAAAGCTACAGATATATATGGTGGTATTCAGATCAGTCCATCACGAGATCAGCCCAACCATGACTCATCTTATGTTACTTGGGATGAAAAGACAGATACTGTCGAGTCTATGGCACAGGAGTATGATACCAGTGGCACGACACAGGAGTTTGATCATGACAGAAATACAGCGTCATGTTCCTCAAAATTGAACTTCGAAAATTGGAGTGTTAATGAAGTTAGTATGGAAACTGTTGACAAAAATGATGTCATGCCTTGTGATGAATCTCTGCCAACATTGGAGTCTGGTGATATCCCTGTTGAAGACATTGACAGtgaagccgatcaatttatggATGCACTTAATACCATCGAGTCAGAGTCTGAAGCTGATACAAATTGCGCGAGAAAGATAGAAGGTTGTTGCTCTGATTTAGATGACGTTGGAGCAGATGATCTCATAAGTAGTACTTTGGAAAACCAATCTTTGAAGTCTGAATCTAATGTATTGGCCGATAGTCCTACGATCACTGTAAGTTGTGAACAAGATCCCATTATGGAATCTCCAAAATCCACTTCTACATCTTACAGTTCTCTTAATGTAGTAACTGCGAAaaatgaattgaatgatgaCAAGGATCTCCAATCAGATTTAAGAACAGGGGAGTCATTGAATCTAGGAGGTCTGCAGAAAGTTGACATTGATTATGGTGCAGTTGAGGGATGTGTCTCAAATACCTTATTGTCTGGCTGTAGAGATGATATATTGAGGTTGCCAATTATCGATAGAGCTAGGAGTCCTGAGTCTCAGAAGCCTGCACCAGAAACTTCTAATGTTACTTCTGTCATGTTCTGGACGAATGGTAGCTTACTAGGCGTCGAGCCATCAAAACCACCGGATTACAGTTCGGGGAATGCACTTCCACAAAATCCCTTGTCTAAAAGCGATGAAAAAAATAGCAAGGCATCTTGTAAAATTTCACCTGCTGATTCATCAACCAGAAGACATGGAGATACCGGTAATTCAATCCATCGAAGTAACGTCGGTTCCACTGTAGCTAGTGCAGAAGCCTCTAGCAGTCTTCTACCTGGAAATTCAGAATACCAAGCTTCCAGAAGTCAACAAGATAATAGCACTAGTTCTTCTCGTATTTTTGAACTTAGCAATAGATTGTTTACAATGGGAGCTAACCGGAAACTATTGGACAATCAGAATGAGGTCCCTGGCAGCTATCAAACTATCGGAGCCTTTGAGCAGAAAAATACTCAAAAAGTTGCACATCAAACATTTTCCGGACAATCTAAAGACCTGATTGGAGGTGATCTTCCAGTACTTTCTCCTTCAGCATCTCCTCCACTCGAACACATGAAAATATCATTCCAACCAATCGATGGATTTGAGACTTCCAAGCTGAAACTAAAATTCCCTGATAGAAACTGTAACAGCGAAAGCAGCAGATGTATCTTTCCTTCATTTCAGTTGGTCCCTGAGGTGTCTGGCACTCCGCAAAATGATGTTTCAGACTCAGATGATGACACATTCTATAGATCATCGCCTTCATTAGAAGCTGGTTGTATTAGTCGTCAGTCAGAATCAAATTCTGATAGGTGGGAGTCTGGCGAATCTCCCTGTAGCAAGGACCATGATTTTTATGATTCTTTTCATGAAATCTCTTTGAGAGAGTCTGTTTCAACAGTTAGCGGAGACGGGAGGGAAAACCATGGAGATAACCTTGAAAATTGCAAACTACAGCCTCCTATTGTTAAAAGTGGTGTGCAAATTTCTAAATCTCAGCATTCATTTGATCTTCATAACTCAGACACCCAAAATCGCTCATTCAGGGAGGAACTTACAAACGGCGCCAATCAACAGCACCCTTTAGGGCCACAATTTATAATTAGTCCCACTACTCCACCTCTACCTCCTGCACAATGGCGGGGCATGAAGCTCAATCAGAAAGCTATGGATAACAATTCTGAGGAATTTCCAAAACCCTCTAAATATGCATTTGACCTTAAGCTTTCAGGATCTACCGTTTCTCAGCAACCTAAGCCAGCCccattgaatcaaaatcatacTTTTGAGAACTCAGACATACAGAATAGCAAG CAATCAGGATTGCGTGAGTCTGATGCAAAACAAAGGGACAATGGGCTGAAGGGCGGCGGCGTAGATGAAAAGGAGGACTTCCTGCACCAAATAAGAACAAGA TCATTCAGTCTGAGACCAACTAAAACAACAAAACCAATTGTGCATTCGGTCGGGCATGCAAACATCAAAGTCACTGCTATTCTGAAAAAG